Proteins encoded by one window of Sorex araneus isolate mSorAra2 chromosome 3, mSorAra2.pri, whole genome shotgun sequence:
- the CHRNA5 gene encoding neuronal acetylcholine receptor subunit alpha-5: MAARGSGVALRLRLLLQLVAGLWGPAGAGRGAARGLAEPSSIAKHEDNLFKDLFQDYEKWVRPVEHLSDKIKIKFGLAISQLVDVDEKNQLMTTNVWLKQEWKDVKLRWNPDDYGGIKVIRVPSNSLWTPDIVLFDNADGRFEGASTKTVVRYDGSVTWTPPANYKSSCTIDVTFFPFDLQNCSMKFGSWTYDGSQVDILLEDREVDKRDFFDNGEWEIVSATGSKGNRSDSCCWYPYITYSFVIKRLPLFYTLFLIIPCIGLSFLTVLVFYLPSNEGEKICLCTSVLVSLTVFLLVIEEIIPSSSKVIPLIGEYLVFTMIFVTLSIMVTVFAINIHHRSSSTHSAMAPWVRRVFLHQLPKLLCMRSHVDRYFAQKEEAASPSPPPASRNTLEAALDSIRYITRHVVKENEVREVVEDWKFIAQVLDRMFLWIFLLVSIIGSLGLFVPVIYKWANIIVPVHIGNANT; the protein is encoded by the exons GATTAGCTGAACCATCCTCTATTGCAAAACATGAAGATAATTTGTTTAAGGATTTATTTCAAGACTATGAAAAATGGGTTCGTCCTGTGGAACACCtgagtgataaaattaaaataaagtttggtCTTGCAATATCTCAATTAGTGGATGTG gatGAGAAAAATCAATTGATGACAACAAATGTCTGGTTGAAACAG GAATGGAAAGACGTAAAATTAAGATGGAACCCTGATGACTATGGTGGAATAAAAGTTATACGTGTCCCTTCCAACTCTCTCTGGACCCCCGACATTGTCTTGTTTGATAA TGCAGACGGGCGTTTCGAAGGGGCCAGCACGAAAACAGTCGTCAGGTATGATGGCAGCGTCACCTGGACTCCACCGGCGAACTACAAAAGCTCCTGCACCATCGATGTCACGTTTTTCCCCTTTGACCTCCAGAACTGTTCCATGAAATTCGGTTCGTGGACGTACGATGGCTCCCAGGTCGACATCCTTTTAGAGGACCGCGAGGTGGACAAGAGGGATTTTTTTGATAACGGAGAATGGGAAATAGTGAGTGCCACCGGGAGCAAAGGGAACAGAAGTGACAGCTGCTGCTGGTACCCTTACATCACGTACTCATTTGTGATCAAGCGCCTGCCTCTCTTCTATACCTTGTTCCTTATCATCCCCTGTATCGGGCTCTCGTTTTTAACGGTGCTTGTCTTCTATCTTCCTTCCAACGAAGGTGAAAAGATCTGTCTCTGCACGTCCGTCCTTGTCTCCTTGACCGTCTTCCTTCTGGTCATTGAAGAGATCATTCCCTCCTCTTCCAAAGTAATCCCTCTGATTGGAGAGTATCTGGTCTTCACCATGATTTTTGTGACCCTGTCGATTATGGTGACTGTCTTTGCCATCAACATCCATCACCGCTCTTCCTCGACACACAGTGCCATGGCGCCCTGGGTCCGCCGGGTATTTCTCCACCAGCTCCCAAAGCTGCTGTGCATGAGGAGTCACGTAGATAGATACTTCGCTCAGAAGGAGGAGGCTGCGAGCCCCAGCCCGCCACCGGCTTCTCGGAACACACTGGAGGCGGCGCTGGATTCGATTCGTTACATCACAAGACACGTGGTGAAGGAGAACGAAGTGCGCGAG GTTGTTGAAGATTGGAAATTCATAGCCCAGGTCCTTGATCGGATGTTTCTGTGGATCTTTCTTCTGGTTTCAATTATTGGATCTCTTGGGCTCTTTGTTCCCGTGATTTACAAGTGGGCAAATATAATAGTGCCAGTTCATATTGGAAATGCAAATACGTAA
- the CHRNA3 gene encoding neuronal acetylcholine receptor subunit alpha-3 translates to MPSVLRAPLLLLLLLLLLLPPVASASDAEYRLFEKLFEDYNEIIRPVANVSDPVIIQFEVSMSQLVKVDEVNQIMETNLWLKQIWNDYKLKWNPADYDGAEFMRVPAHKIWKPDIVLYNNAVGDFQVDDRTKALLKYTGEVTWMPPAIFKSSCKIDVTYFPFDYQNCTMKFGSWSYDKAKIDLVQIGSSMNLKDYWESGEWAIIKAPGYKHDIKYNCCEEIYTDITYSLYIRRLPLFYTINLIIPCLLISFLTVLVFYLPSDCGEKVTLCISVLLSLTVFLLVITETIPSTSLVIPLIGEYLLFTMIFVTLSIVITVFVLNVHYRTPTTHTMPTWVKAVFLDLLPRVMFMTRPAGNEDPLVQKPKAVQGAELSNLNCFRRPEGPPGCREGSHCRDGLCGSCRQPRKVKVSNFSANLTRSNSSESLEAMLSLSALSPEIREAIQSVRYIAENMKAQNEAREIQDDWKYVAMVIDRIFLWVFILVCILGTAGLFLQPLMIRDDA, encoded by the exons ATGCCCTCGGTGCTCCGAGCgccgctcctgctgctgctgctgctgctgctgctgctgccgccag TGGCCAGCGCCTCAGACGCCGAGTATCGGCTATTTGAGAAGCTCTTCGAAGACTACAATGAGATCATCCGGCCGGTGGCCAACGTGTCCGACCCAGTCATCATCCAGTTTGAGGTGTCCATGTCGCAGCTGGTGAAGGTG GATGAAGTGAACCAGATCATGGAGACCAACCTGTGGCTCAAGCAA ATCTGGAATGACTACAAGCTGAAGTGGAACCCCGCCGACTACGATGGGGCAGAGTTCATGCGCGTGCCCGCGCACAAGATCTGGAAGCCCGACATCGTGCTGTACAACAA CGCCGTCGGGGACTTCCAGGTGGACGACAGGACCAAGGCTCTACTCAAGTACACAGGAGAAGTGACGTGGATGCCCCCGGCCATCTTCAAGAGCTCGTGCAAAATTGACGTCACCTACTTCCCATTCGATTACCAAAACTGCACCATGAAGTTCGGCTCCTGGTCCTACGACAAGGCCAAGATCGACCTGGTGCAGATCGGCTCTTCCATGAACCTCAAGGACTACTGGGAGAGTGGCGAGTGGGCCATCATCAAGGCCCCGGGCTACAAGCACGACATCAAGTACAATTGCTGCGAGGAGATCTATACCGATATCACCTACTCGCTCTACATCCGCCGCCTGCCCCTGTTCTACACCATCAACCTCATCATCCCCTGCCTCCTCATCTCCTTCCTCACCGTGCTGGTGTTCTACCTGCCCTCCGACTGCGGCGAGAAGGTGACCCTCTGCATCTCCGTGCTGCTCTCCCTGACCGTCTTCCTGCTGGTCATCACCGAAACCATCCCGTCCACCTCGCTGGTCATCCCCCTGATCGGCGAGTACCTCCTGTTCACCATGATATTCGTCACCCTGTCCATCGTCATCACCGTGTTCGTGCTCAACGTCCACTACCGAACGCCCACCACGCACACCATGCCCACCTGGGTGAAGGCCGTCTTCCTGGACTTGCTCCCCAGGGTCATGTTCATGACCAGGCCAGCCGGCAATGAGGACCCCCTGGTGCAGAAGCCCAAAGCCGTGCAGGGCGCCGAGCTCTCAAACCTGAACTGCTTCCGCCGGCCCGAGGGCCCCCCAGGCTGCCGGGAAGGTTCTCACTGCCGGGACGGGCTGTGTGGCTCCTGCCGGCAGCCACGCAAGGTCAAGGTCTCCAATTTCAGCGCCAACCTGACTCGGAGCAACAGCTCCGAGTCCCTGGAGGCCATGCTGTCCCTCTCGGCCCTGTCGCCGGAGATCAGAGAGGCCATCCAGAGTGTCCGGTATATCGCCGAGAACATGAAAGCGCAGAACGAAGCCAGAGAG ATCCAAGATGATTGGAAGTATGTTGCCATGGTGATTGATCGCATTTTCCTGTGGGTCTTCATCCTGGTGTGCATTTTAGGGACCGCTGGGCTGTTCCTGCAGCCCTTAATGATCAGGGATGATGCCTAA